Proteins encoded within one genomic window of Macrotis lagotis isolate mMagLag1 chromosome 3, bilby.v1.9.chrom.fasta, whole genome shotgun sequence:
- the RBM14 gene encoding RNA-binding protein 14 isoform X3 — translation MVKLFIGNLPREATEQEIRALFEQYGKVLECDIIKNYGFVHIEDKTAAEDAIRNLHHYKLHGVNINVEASKNKSKASTKLHVGNISPTCTNLELRAKFEEYGPVIECDIVKDYAFVHMERAEDAVEAIRGLDNTEFQGKRMHVQLSTSRLRTAPGMGDQSGCYRCGKEGHWSKECPVDRTGRMADLTEQYNEQYGAVRAPYAMSYGESVYYNNAYGALDAYYKRCRVRSYEAVAAAAAASAYNYAEQTLSQLPQVQSPALTSHLTSASVDPYDRHLLPTSGAAAATAAAAAAAAAAVTAASTSYYGRDRSPLRRAPGVPTVGEGYGYGHENELSQASAVTTRNSLYDVARYEREQYVDRTRYSAF, via the exons ATGGTGAAGCTGTTCATCGGCAACCTGCCGCGCGAGGCCACGGAGCAGGAGATCCGCGCCCTGTTCGAGCAGTACGGCAAGGTGCTGGAGTGCGACATCATCAAGAACTACGGCTTCGTGCACATCGAGGACAAGACGGCGGCCGAGGACGCCATCCGCAACCTGCACCACTACAAGCTGCACGGCGTCAACATCAACGTGGAGGCCAGCAAGAACAAGAGCAAGGCCTCCACCAAGCTGCACGTGGGCAACATCAGCCCCACGTGCACCAACCTGGAGCTGCGCGCCAAGTTCGAGGAGTACGGGCCCGTGATCGAGTGCGACATCGTCAAGGACTACGCCTTCGTGCACATGGAGCGCGCCGAGGACGCCGTGGAGGCCATCCGCGGCCTGGACAACACCGAGTTCCAAG GCAAACGAATGCATGTGCAGCTGTCCACCAGCCGGCTTCGGACCGCCCCTGGGATGGGAGATCAGAGTGGCTGCTACCGGTGCGGGAAAGAGGGTCACTGGTCCAAAGAGTGCCCGGTGGATCGAACGGGCCGCATGGCGGACTTGACCGAGCAGTACAATGAGCAGTACGGAGCTGTCCGTGCACCCTATGCCATGAGCTACGGGGAGTCCGTGTACTACAACAATGCGTATGGAGCTCTGGATGCCTACTACAAACGCTGTCGAGTCCGGTCTTATGAGGCAGTGGCGGCAGCGGCAGCAGCTTCTGCATACAATTATGCAGAGCAGACCTTGTCCCAGCTCCCACAAGTCCAGAGCCCAGCTTTGACCAGTCATCTCACTTCTGCCTCTGTCGACCCTTACGATAGACACCTGTTGCCGACCTCGGGAGCTGCCGCTGCCACTGCTGCCGCTGCCGCAGCTGCCGCTGCCGCCGTTACTGCAGCATCCACCTCCTATTACGGACGGGATCGGAGCCCCCTGCGCCGTGCCCCTGGGGTCCCGACTGTCGGAGAGGGCTACGGATATGGGCACGAGAATGAGCTGTCCCAGGCCTCCGCCGTCACCACGCGGAATTCTCTGTATGATGTGGCGCGGTATGAACGAGAGCAGTACGTGGACCGGACACGGTACTCAGCCTTTTAA
- the RBM14 gene encoding RNA-binding protein 14 isoform X5, which yields MKIFVGTVDGADTTPEELAALFSRFGTVMSCAVMKQFAFVHVREAAGALRAIEALHGHELRPGRALVVEMSRPRPLNTWKIFVGNVSAACTSQELRSLFERHGPVIECDVVKDYAFVHMEKEADAKAAIEQLNGKEVKGKRINVELSIKGDGHAS from the exons ATGAAGATCTTCGTGGGGACCGTAGACGGGGCGGACACGACCCCGGAGGAGCTCGCGGCCCTCTTCTCGCGCTTCGGCACCGTCATGAGCTGCGCCGTCATGAAGCAGTTCGCTTTCGTGCACGTGCGCGAGGCCGCGGGCGCGCTGCGCGCCATCGAGGCCCTGCACGGCCACGAGCTCCGGCCGGGGCGCGCCCTCGTGGTGGAGATGTCGCGGCCGCGGCCTCTGAACACTTGGAAGATTTTCGTGGGGAACGTGTCGGCCGCGTGCACGAGCCAGGAGCTGCGCAGCCTCTTCGAGCGCCACGGGCCCGTCATCGAGTGTGACGTGGTCAAAG ACTATGCGTTTGTTcacatggaaaaggaagcagacGCCAAAGCCGCCATCGAGCAGCTCAACGGCAAGGAGGTGAAGGGCAAGCGCATCAACGTGGAGCTTTCGATCAAAG GTGACGGACATGCTTCGTAA
- the RBM14 gene encoding RNA-binding protein 14 isoform X6 — protein sequence MKIFVGTVDGADTTPEELAALFSRFGTVMSCAVMKQFAFVHVREAAGALRAIEALHGHELRPGRALVVEMSRPRPLNTWKIFVGNVSAACTSQELRSLFERHGPVIECDVVKGDGHAS from the exons ATGAAGATCTTCGTGGGGACCGTAGACGGGGCGGACACGACCCCGGAGGAGCTCGCGGCCCTCTTCTCGCGCTTCGGCACCGTCATGAGCTGCGCCGTCATGAAGCAGTTCGCTTTCGTGCACGTGCGCGAGGCCGCGGGCGCGCTGCGCGCCATCGAGGCCCTGCACGGCCACGAGCTCCGGCCGGGGCGCGCCCTCGTGGTGGAGATGTCGCGGCCGCGGCCTCTGAACACTTGGAAGATTTTCGTGGGGAACGTGTCGGCCGCGTGCACGAGCCAGGAGCTGCGCAGCCTCTTCGAGCGCCACGGGCCCGTCATCGAGTGTGACGTGGTCAAAG GTGACGGACATGCTTCGTAA
- the RBM14 gene encoding RNA-binding protein 14 isoform X1 → MKIFVGTVDGADTTPEELAALFSRFGTVMSCAVMKQFAFVHVREAAGALRAIEALHGHELRPGRALVVEMSRPRPLNTWKIFVGNVSAACTSQELRSLFERHGPVIECDVVKDYAFVHMEKEADAKAAIEQLNGKEVKGKRINVELSIKGQKKGPAALAAPGEKAKKPGAGDTAFPGTGSFSTTFDYQQAFGNSTTGFDGRPRQPSPPFYGRDRSPLRRSPPRASYVTPLTAQPATYRAQPSVSLGAAYRAQPSASLGVAYRTQPMTAQAASYRAQPSVSLGAPYRAQLASPSSQPGGASSLGPYGGAQPSASALTSYGAQSAAASSLTSYGAQASSLASYGNQPASYGVRAAASSYNAQSAASSLTSYGAQAASYGAQPAASSLAYGAQAASYNTQPTAASYNAQPTAASYNAQSGPYAAAQPAASYSAQPAAYVAQPATAAAYAAQPAAYAAQAAGPLAGSYGAQPVVTAQLNAYGAQATMGLSGSYGAQSAAATGSYGTAAAYGAQPTAAALAAPYRTQSSAPLGSSYAAQQQPPQPAAASYRGQPGATYEGAGQPSAAYLSLSQGAVANAATSTPPPYERTRLSPPRDSYDDPYKKAAAIMSKRYGSNRRLAELSDYRRLSDSQLSFRRSPTKSSLDYRRLPDAHSDYARYSGSYSEYLRAAQMHSGYQRRL, encoded by the exons ATGAAGATCTTCGTGGGGACCGTAGACGGGGCGGACACGACCCCGGAGGAGCTCGCGGCCCTCTTCTCGCGCTTCGGCACCGTCATGAGCTGCGCCGTCATGAAGCAGTTCGCTTTCGTGCACGTGCGCGAGGCCGCGGGCGCGCTGCGCGCCATCGAGGCCCTGCACGGCCACGAGCTCCGGCCGGGGCGCGCCCTCGTGGTGGAGATGTCGCGGCCGCGGCCTCTGAACACTTGGAAGATTTTCGTGGGGAACGTGTCGGCCGCGTGCACGAGCCAGGAGCTGCGCAGCCTCTTCGAGCGCCACGGGCCCGTCATCGAGTGTGACGTGGTCAAAG ACTATGCGTTTGTTcacatggaaaaggaagcagacGCCAAAGCCGCCATCGAGCAGCTCAACGGCAAGGAGGTGAAGGGCAAGCGCATCAACGTGGAGCTTTCGATCAAAGGTCAGAAGAAGGGGCCAGCGGCCCTGGCGGCCCCTGGGGAAAAGGCCAAGAAGCCAGGGGCTGGCGACACTGCGTTCCCTGGGACTGGTAGCTTCTCTACCACCTTTGATTACCAGCAGGCCTTCGGCAACAGCACCACCGGCTTCGATGGGCGGCCCCGGCAGCCCTCCCCTCCTTTCTATGGTCGTGACCGCAGTCCCCTGCGCCGCTCGCCTCCCCGAGCTTCCTATGTGACCCCACTGACCGCCCAGCCAGCCACTTACCGAGCCCAGCCTTCAGTGTCCCTGGGGGCGGCCTATAGAGCCCAGCCTTCTGCTTCCTTGGGTGTCGCCTATAGGACCCAGCCCATGACAGCCCAGGCGGCCTCCTACAGGGCACAGCCTTCCGTGTCCTTGGGAGCCCCCTACCGGGCCCAGCTGGCTAGCCCCAGCTCTCAGCCTGGGGGAGCTTCCTCACTTGGCCCCTACGGGGGTGCCCAGCCCTCAGCTTCGGCCCTTACCTCCTACGGGGCCCAGTCAGCGGCAGCCTCTTCTCTCACCTCCTATGGGGCCCAGGCCTCCTCCCTTGCTTCATATGGGAATCAGCCAGCTTCCTATGGGGTGCGGGCTGCTGCCTCCTCTTACAATGCCCAGTCGGCAGCTTCCTCCCTGACCTCCTATGGGGCTCAGGCAGCTTCCTATGGGGCCCAGCCTGCAGCCTCCTCGCTGGCCTATGGTGCCCAGGCGGCCTCCTATAACACCCAGCCTACTGCAGCCTCCTATAATGCTCAGCCAACGGCAGCCTCTTACAATGCCCAGTCAGGCCCGTATGCGGCAGCCCAGCCAGCTGCTTCCTATTCTGCCCAACCTGCTGCCTACGTGGCTCAGCCAGCTACTGCTGCAGCCTATGCAGCTCAGCCAGCCGCCTATGCAGCACAGGCAGCGGGCCCCCTTGCAGGCTCCTACGGCGCCCAGCCAGTCGTCACGGCGCAGTTGAATGCGTATGGAGCTCAGGCCACCATGGGCCTCTCTGGCTCCTATGGGGCTCAGTCAGCTGCAGCCACCGGCTCTTATGGCACGGCAGCTGCCTATGGTGCCCAGCCTACTGCAGCAGCCCTGGCTGCTCCCTATCGCACTCAGTCGTCGGCCCCGTTGGGTTCTTCCTATGCTGCCCAACAGCAACCTCCCCAGCCTGCTGCTGCTTCCTACCGGGGCCAGCCGGGTGCCACCTATGAGGGGGCGGGCCAGCCGTCCGCAGCCTACCTGTCCCTGTCCCAGGGGGCTGTTGCCAACGCCGCTACCAGCACCCCGCCGCCCTATGAGCGTACCCGCCTCTCCCCACCCCGAGACAGCTACGACGATCCCTACAAAAAGGCCGCCGCCATCATGTCGAAAAG GTATGGTTCCAACCGGCGCTTAGCCGAGCTCTCTGATTACCGCCGTTTATCAGACTCGCAGCTTTCGTTCCGCCGCTCGCCGACAAAGTCCTCGCTGGATTACCGTCGCCTGCCCGATGCCCATTCCGATTACGCTCGCTATTCGGGCTCCTATAGCGAGTACCTGCGGGCAGCGCAGATGCACTCTGGCTACCAGCGCCGCCTGTAG
- the RBM14 gene encoding RNA-binding protein 14 isoform X2, with protein sequence MEKEADAKAAIEQLNGKEVKGKRINVELSIKGQKKGPAALAAPGEKAKKPGAGDTAFPGTGSFSTTFDYQQAFGNSTTGFDGRPRQPSPPFYGRDRSPLRRSPPRASYVTPLTAQPATYRAQPSVSLGAAYRAQPSASLGVAYRTQPMTAQAASYRAQPSVSLGAPYRAQLASPSSQPGGASSLGPYGGAQPSASALTSYGAQSAAASSLTSYGAQASSLASYGNQPASYGVRAAASSYNAQSAASSLTSYGAQAASYGAQPAASSLAYGAQAASYNTQPTAASYNAQPTAASYNAQSGPYAAAQPAASYSAQPAAYVAQPATAAAYAAQPAAYAAQAAGPLAGSYGAQPVVTAQLNAYGAQATMGLSGSYGAQSAAATGSYGTAAAYGAQPTAAALAAPYRTQSSAPLGSSYAAQQQPPQPAAASYRGQPGATYEGAGQPSAAYLSLSQGAVANAATSTPPPYERTRLSPPRDSYDDPYKKAAAIMSKRYGSNRRLAELSDYRRLSDSQLSFRRSPTKSSLDYRRLPDAHSDYARYSGSYSEYLRAAQMHSGYQRRL encoded by the exons atggaaaaggaagcagacGCCAAAGCCGCCATCGAGCAGCTCAACGGCAAGGAGGTGAAGGGCAAGCGCATCAACGTGGAGCTTTCGATCAAAGGTCAGAAGAAGGGGCCAGCGGCCCTGGCGGCCCCTGGGGAAAAGGCCAAGAAGCCAGGGGCTGGCGACACTGCGTTCCCTGGGACTGGTAGCTTCTCTACCACCTTTGATTACCAGCAGGCCTTCGGCAACAGCACCACCGGCTTCGATGGGCGGCCCCGGCAGCCCTCCCCTCCTTTCTATGGTCGTGACCGCAGTCCCCTGCGCCGCTCGCCTCCCCGAGCTTCCTATGTGACCCCACTGACCGCCCAGCCAGCCACTTACCGAGCCCAGCCTTCAGTGTCCCTGGGGGCGGCCTATAGAGCCCAGCCTTCTGCTTCCTTGGGTGTCGCCTATAGGACCCAGCCCATGACAGCCCAGGCGGCCTCCTACAGGGCACAGCCTTCCGTGTCCTTGGGAGCCCCCTACCGGGCCCAGCTGGCTAGCCCCAGCTCTCAGCCTGGGGGAGCTTCCTCACTTGGCCCCTACGGGGGTGCCCAGCCCTCAGCTTCGGCCCTTACCTCCTACGGGGCCCAGTCAGCGGCAGCCTCTTCTCTCACCTCCTATGGGGCCCAGGCCTCCTCCCTTGCTTCATATGGGAATCAGCCAGCTTCCTATGGGGTGCGGGCTGCTGCCTCCTCTTACAATGCCCAGTCGGCAGCTTCCTCCCTGACCTCCTATGGGGCTCAGGCAGCTTCCTATGGGGCCCAGCCTGCAGCCTCCTCGCTGGCCTATGGTGCCCAGGCGGCCTCCTATAACACCCAGCCTACTGCAGCCTCCTATAATGCTCAGCCAACGGCAGCCTCTTACAATGCCCAGTCAGGCCCGTATGCGGCAGCCCAGCCAGCTGCTTCCTATTCTGCCCAACCTGCTGCCTACGTGGCTCAGCCAGCTACTGCTGCAGCCTATGCAGCTCAGCCAGCCGCCTATGCAGCACAGGCAGCGGGCCCCCTTGCAGGCTCCTACGGCGCCCAGCCAGTCGTCACGGCGCAGTTGAATGCGTATGGAGCTCAGGCCACCATGGGCCTCTCTGGCTCCTATGGGGCTCAGTCAGCTGCAGCCACCGGCTCTTATGGCACGGCAGCTGCCTATGGTGCCCAGCCTACTGCAGCAGCCCTGGCTGCTCCCTATCGCACTCAGTCGTCGGCCCCGTTGGGTTCTTCCTATGCTGCCCAACAGCAACCTCCCCAGCCTGCTGCTGCTTCCTACCGGGGCCAGCCGGGTGCCACCTATGAGGGGGCGGGCCAGCCGTCCGCAGCCTACCTGTCCCTGTCCCAGGGGGCTGTTGCCAACGCCGCTACCAGCACCCCGCCGCCCTATGAGCGTACCCGCCTCTCCCCACCCCGAGACAGCTACGACGATCCCTACAAAAAGGCCGCCGCCATCATGTCGAAAAG GTATGGTTCCAACCGGCGCTTAGCCGAGCTCTCTGATTACCGCCGTTTATCAGACTCGCAGCTTTCGTTCCGCCGCTCGCCGACAAAGTCCTCGCTGGATTACCGTCGCCTGCCCGATGCCCATTCCGATTACGCTCGCTATTCGGGCTCCTATAGCGAGTACCTGCGGGCAGCGCAGATGCACTCTGGCTACCAGCGCCGCCTGTAG
- the RBM14 gene encoding RNA-binding protein 14 isoform X4, whose product MKIFVGTVDGADTTPEELAALFSRFGTVMSCAVMKQFAFVHVREAAGALRAIEALHGHELRPGRALVVEMSRPRPLNTWKIFVGNVSAACTSQELRSLFERHGPVIECDVVKDYAFVHMEKEADAKAAIEQLNGKEVKGKRINVELSIKGMVPTGA is encoded by the exons ATGAAGATCTTCGTGGGGACCGTAGACGGGGCGGACACGACCCCGGAGGAGCTCGCGGCCCTCTTCTCGCGCTTCGGCACCGTCATGAGCTGCGCCGTCATGAAGCAGTTCGCTTTCGTGCACGTGCGCGAGGCCGCGGGCGCGCTGCGCGCCATCGAGGCCCTGCACGGCCACGAGCTCCGGCCGGGGCGCGCCCTCGTGGTGGAGATGTCGCGGCCGCGGCCTCTGAACACTTGGAAGATTTTCGTGGGGAACGTGTCGGCCGCGTGCACGAGCCAGGAGCTGCGCAGCCTCTTCGAGCGCCACGGGCCCGTCATCGAGTGTGACGTGGTCAAAG ACTATGCGTTTGTTcacatggaaaaggaagcagacGCCAAAGCCGCCATCGAGCAGCTCAACGGCAAGGAGGTGAAGGGCAAGCGCATCAACGTGGAGCTTTCGATCAAAG GTATGGTTCCAACCGGCGCTTAG